A stretch of Alkalicella caledoniensis DNA encodes these proteins:
- a CDS encoding ATP-binding protein, whose amino-acid sequence MSKKLLLSPQSLTSPCHINEFDFQTTEDLEPLKGIIGQDRAVEALSFGLQVKKKGYNIYVAGTSGTGRSSYANSITESLAKGMEKPKDWLYVYNFKKPDSPKALSINSGEGERFKKDIECTVVKMIKEIPSAFDSSDYHNKRNEILRQFQQKSLEVLRVLNEVAEEYGFVFKDTENGLVSVPLKNGKSMSQKEYNDLSPTEIKEMKERSHYLARETNHLFQEIKQIEEEFEYQFNNLDKIQVTQIADYYVTRLLNSYRGNLKVRQYIVSLRDDIVDNIEYFKKTDHVEEQTPLTDSCDETTILDKGFFKRYKVNLFVNNKELKSAPIINENNPSLYNLNGFIEYRNEMGTLKTDFTQIKPGSIHMANGGFLLIQAKDLMSQPFAWDTLKRAIKTGVINIENTNRQPGDLVISSMKPEPIPIDLKIIIIGDINLYHALYIYDEDFRKLFKIMADFDVEIIRSKENVLKMAKFIANHCKEVGLRHFDKTAVGRVIEYCSRLTDHQEKISSQFNQILEILYESDTWAEFDDAKYVNRDHVEKAIKQKIYRNSKYEDKLNEMFEEGSLLMDVTGSKVGQINGLAVMGNGQYFFGKPSRITVSTYKGKPGIINIEREAKKSGSLHDKGILILSGYLGSKYAQHHAMSLSVSISFEQNYSLIDGDSASSAELYAIISSMADVPIKQSIAVTGSVNQKGEIQPIGGVNEKIEGFYDVCAFKGLNGEQGVIIPKQNVKNLMLKQEVIDSVKKGQFHIYAIGHVDEGIEILTKIPAGAEKDGEYPKGTINFLVMKKLESLNK is encoded by the coding sequence ATGTCTAAAAAATTATTGCTTAGCCCACAAAGCCTTACAAGCCCTTGTCATATCAATGAATTTGATTTTCAAACAACTGAGGACTTAGAACCATTAAAAGGTATTATAGGTCAAGATAGAGCTGTGGAAGCCTTGAGTTTTGGTTTACAAGTAAAAAAGAAAGGTTACAACATTTATGTTGCTGGCACAAGTGGAACAGGTAGAAGTAGTTACGCAAACTCAATAACAGAATCCCTTGCTAAAGGCATGGAAAAGCCCAAGGATTGGTTATATGTTTATAACTTTAAAAAGCCCGACAGCCCTAAAGCACTAAGCATTAACAGTGGAGAAGGGGAAAGGTTTAAAAAAGATATCGAATGTACTGTTGTTAAAATGATAAAAGAAATACCCAGTGCATTTGACAGTAGTGATTATCATAACAAAAGAAATGAAATCCTACGACAGTTTCAACAAAAGTCATTAGAAGTTCTTCGAGTACTAAATGAAGTAGCAGAGGAATATGGGTTTGTTTTTAAAGACACTGAAAATGGATTAGTATCTGTTCCCTTGAAAAATGGGAAATCTATGAGTCAAAAGGAGTACAACGACTTGTCACCAACAGAAATAAAGGAAATGAAGGAACGTTCCCACTATTTAGCTAGGGAAACAAACCACCTATTTCAGGAAATTAAACAGATAGAGGAAGAATTTGAATACCAATTTAATAACCTCGATAAGATACAAGTCACCCAAATTGCTGATTACTACGTAACAAGACTTTTGAATTCCTATAGAGGAAATTTAAAAGTGAGGCAGTACATTGTTAGTCTTAGGGATGATATAGTGGATAATATTGAATACTTTAAGAAAACTGACCATGTAGAAGAACAAACGCCATTGACAGACTCATGTGATGAGACGACTATTTTAGATAAGGGTTTCTTTAAGAGATATAAGGTTAATTTATTTGTGAACAACAAAGAGTTAAAGTCAGCCCCTATTATTAACGAAAATAATCCATCTTTATATAACCTAAATGGTTTCATAGAATATCGTAATGAAATGGGAACTCTAAAAACTGATTTTACACAAATAAAACCTGGCTCCATTCATATGGCAAACGGAGGGTTTTTATTAATACAAGCAAAGGACCTTATGAGCCAACCTTTTGCATGGGATACTTTAAAAAGAGCCATCAAAACAGGTGTTATCAATATCGAAAATACCAATAGACAACCAGGTGACTTGGTTATATCTTCTATGAAACCAGAACCCATACCCATAGATCTAAAAATTATAATTATAGGTGATATTAATCTGTATCATGCCCTATACATTTATGATGAAGACTTTAGAAAGCTGTTTAAAATAATGGCAGACTTTGACGTGGAGATAATAAGAAGTAAAGAAAACGTATTAAAAATGGCAAAATTTATTGCTAATCATTGTAAAGAAGTTGGTTTGAGACATTTTGATAAAACAGCAGTAGGTAGAGTTATTGAATATTGTTCAAGGCTTACAGACCACCAAGAAAAAATTAGCTCACAGTTCAATCAAATTCTAGAAATTTTGTATGAATCAGATACTTGGGCAGAATTTGATGATGCTAAGTATGTTAATAGAGATCATGTAGAAAAAGCAATTAAACAGAAAATTTATCGTAATAGTAAATACGAGGATAAGTTAAATGAAATGTTCGAAGAAGGATCCCTGCTTATGGATGTAACAGGCAGTAAAGTTGGTCAGATAAATGGGTTAGCTGTCATGGGTAATGGACAATATTTTTTCGGCAAGCCAAGCAGAATAACAGTTAGCACTTATAAAGGTAAGCCAGGAATTATTAACATTGAGAGAGAAGCAAAAAAGAGTGGTAGTTTACATGATAAAGGTATTCTGATATTAAGTGGTTATTTAGGGAGTAAGTATGCTCAACATCATGCCATGTCTCTTTCTGTGAGCATTAGTTTTGAGCAAAACTATTCACTGATAGATGGAGATAGTGCGTCTAGTGCAGAGCTTTATGCTATCATATCTAGCATGGCAGATGTACCAATAAAGCAAAGTATCGCTGTAACAGGCTCCGTTAATCAAAAGGGTGAGATACAGCCCATAGGCGGAGTAAATGAAAAGATAGAAGGGTTTTATGATGTATGCGCCTTCAAAGGTTTAAATGGGGAACAAGGAGTAATTATTCCTAAACAAAATGTTAAAAACCTGATGCTAAAACAAGAAGTAATTGACTCAGTTAAAAAAGGACAATTTCACATTTACGCAATCGGCCATGTGGATGAAGGAATAGAAATATTAACTAAAATACCTGCAGGGGCAGAAAAAGATGGAGAATATCCCAAAGGTACAATAAATTTTCTGGTTATGAAAAAACTTGAGAGCTTGAACAAATAA
- a CDS encoding creatininase family protein: MLNYQDLTYGDIKSLDRDKTIFLMSVSPIEVHGDHLPTGTDVFVSEELINRYRRELDKKYPDYTLVKLPPLYAGANALPVDGSLSVPAKVVEGMLESYAKGLQKQGFKYLFIADNHGGPTHQMAMESVSRKMWKRHKFYFINPFNLEFKYMVHHDERFLESIKLQPKACGDDADSHGGTNETSLMLASAPDKIKGNYKEVEDSLPPQVKGAIKGVVLLSKLTGKLGGTEVSKDLIHLANTLAWVSDEDMKPYMGAPMRATKEAGERMLEGRVKVAMGLFEQALMGKEIKSTPMLWGVRFLKNVSE; this comes from the coding sequence ATGTTAAATTATCAAGATTTAACATATGGAGATATTAAAAGCTTAGATAGGGATAAGACCATATTTCTAATGTCAGTAAGTCCCATAGAGGTACATGGTGACCATCTGCCAACAGGTACTGACGTATTCGTATCAGAGGAGCTCATTAATAGGTATAGGAGGGAGCTTGATAAAAAATATCCTGACTATACCTTAGTAAAACTTCCACCACTTTACGCTGGCGCCAATGCCCTTCCTGTTGATGGTTCTTTATCTGTGCCTGCAAAGGTGGTAGAAGGAATGCTAGAATCCTATGCAAAAGGACTTCAAAAACAAGGGTTTAAATATTTATTTATAGCAGATAACCATGGGGGACCTACACACCAAATGGCAATGGAATCAGTAAGCCGTAAAATGTGGAAAAGACACAAATTCTACTTTATCAATCCCTTCAATTTAGAATTTAAATACATGGTACATCATGATGAGAGGTTCCTTGAATCAATAAAGCTACAGCCCAAGGCATGTGGTGACGACGCTGACAGTCATGGAGGAACTAATGAGACTTCCCTTATGCTTGCATCAGCTCCTGATAAAATCAAGGGTAATTACAAAGAAGTAGAGGATTCATTACCACCCCAGGTTAAAGGTGCTATAAAAGGTGTTGTTCTACTTTCTAAATTGACTGGCAAACTAGGAGGTACTGAAGTTTCCAAAGATCTAATACACCTGGCCAATACATTGGCATGGGTTTCTGACGAGGACATGAAGCCTTACATGGGTGCCCCTATGAGGGCAACAAAAGAAGCCGGCGAGCGCATGCTTGAAGGTAGAGTTAAAGTGGCCATGGGCTTATTTGAGCAAGCACTAATGGGTAAAGAAATAAAATCTACACCTATGCTATGGGGTGTGCGCTTTTTAAAAAATGTTTCGGAATAA
- a CDS encoding M20/M25/M40 family metallo-hydrolase: MEKVISHFKKLVNINSPSKKEKPMADYLVDRLKELNFQVTVDKGGKNMGDTGNVIGKRDGKGQPLLLCAHMDTVESTENIVIKDEEGRISTDGTTILGADDKAGLVAILEGIKMAGENTRPLEIVFTFGEEAGLNGSKALDISQFKSKNAFVLDSGGDVGTVIVKAPSEIDFAVKIHGKAAHSGVNPEDGVSAIKIAGIAIGNLPMGRIDEETTANIGVLNGGTSTNVVCPLVELKGEVRSHNFSKAEKIHDQYKDVFEVAAKEMGGKIEWISEVVFKNFEVKKDEDIILYLKKKFDALKLDMVLKPRGGGSDANILNNKGIKTVNLGVGMEKGHSKEEYITHQNLINATKLVKTLVEVED; encoded by the coding sequence ATGGAAAAGGTCATTTCTCACTTTAAAAAGCTAGTAAATATAAATTCCCCATCGAAAAAAGAAAAGCCCATGGCCGATTACCTTGTGGATAGATTAAAGGAACTGAACTTTCAAGTGACAGTTGACAAAGGTGGAAAAAACATGGGTGATACGGGTAATGTAATAGGTAAAAGGGATGGTAAAGGTCAGCCCCTTTTGCTTTGTGCCCATATGGACACTGTTGAATCCACTGAGAATATAGTCATAAAAGATGAAGAAGGCAGAATATCAACTGATGGTACTACAATACTAGGTGCAGATGATAAAGCTGGACTAGTTGCAATTTTAGAAGGTATAAAAATGGCTGGGGAAAATACTCGCCCCTTGGAAATTGTATTTACTTTTGGAGAAGAAGCAGGTCTTAATGGATCAAAGGCTTTAGATATAAGTCAGTTTAAGAGTAAAAACGCTTTTGTTCTAGACAGTGGCGGAGATGTGGGTACTGTAATAGTTAAAGCTCCATCAGAAATAGACTTTGCTGTGAAGATTCATGGGAAAGCTGCCCATAGTGGAGTAAATCCTGAAGATGGTGTAAGTGCAATAAAAATAGCAGGAATAGCCATAGGAAATTTGCCCATGGGTCGTATCGATGAAGAGACAACTGCAAACATAGGTGTTTTAAATGGTGGTACATCAACTAATGTTGTATGTCCCCTTGTGGAGCTAAAAGGAGAAGTGAGAAGTCATAATTTTTCTAAGGCAGAAAAAATACATGATCAATATAAAGATGTTTTTGAAGTTGCTGCCAAGGAAATGGGTGGTAAAATAGAATGGATTAGTGAAGTAGTATTTAAAAATTTTGAGGTCAAAAAAGATGAAGATATAATTCTTTATCTTAAAAAGAAATTTGATGCCTTGAAATTAGATATGGTACTTAAACCACGGGGTGGTGGCAGTGACGCAAATATACTTAATAATAAAGGAATTAAAACTGTAAACTTGGGCGTGGGAATGGAAAAAGGGCATAGTAAAGAGGAGTACATAACACATCAAAATCTAATAAATGCTACAAAACTAGTAAAAACTTTAGTGGAAGTAGAGGATTAA
- a CDS encoding DUF3866 family protein, with product MINTAIMEVEGVLKDEKDLQILTLEDGSRAYNYKGFTGVIGPKDKVVVNTTAVDLKLGTGGYHFVISKVSPTTLRVSEPGHIMKLRYTPLQLKTFTLEEQLGEELDYVNVNGHIVIPIELHSMLVPIVLALKKLAPSVTIGYVMTDGAALPAFHSEAVKTLKKHSLIEGTITAGHSFGGDYESVNFITAIQGSVKLLKSQVTIIGMGPGIVGTGTKYGFSGVEQGFIADMAANLGCSVYPALRIGFADVRERHKGISHHSLTIFNDLISNSFPLVLPHMGRKELKLVLHQLRKLRENKKHQIYIAPGVDIEDEARKYNLRLSSMGRGPKENPEFFDCLTALAKFIYEKKLVDSTDSILHS from the coding sequence ATGATAAATACTGCTATTATGGAGGTAGAAGGAGTTTTAAAAGATGAAAAGGACCTACAGATTTTAACCTTAGAAGATGGAAGCCGGGCATATAACTATAAAGGCTTTACAGGAGTTATAGGGCCGAAAGATAAGGTTGTGGTAAATACTACAGCTGTAGACTTAAAGTTAGGAACTGGTGGTTATCATTTTGTTATATCTAAAGTGTCTCCAACTACCCTTAGAGTTTCTGAGCCGGGGCATATAATGAAACTAAGGTATACTCCCCTCCAGCTGAAGACATTTACCTTAGAAGAACAGCTAGGTGAAGAACTAGATTATGTTAATGTTAATGGTCATATTGTAATACCCATTGAGTTACACAGTATGCTGGTGCCCATAGTTTTAGCTTTAAAAAAATTAGCACCATCTGTCACAATAGGATATGTTATGACAGATGGTGCAGCCCTGCCTGCATTTCATAGTGAGGCTGTTAAGACATTAAAGAAACATAGCTTGATAGAGGGAACTATCACTGCAGGTCACTCCTTTGGGGGAGACTATGAAAGTGTGAACTTTATTACTGCAATTCAAGGTAGTGTAAAGCTACTAAAAAGCCAAGTAACAATTATAGGTATGGGGCCTGGCATAGTAGGTACTGGTACGAAATACGGTTTTTCCGGAGTAGAACAGGGGTTTATAGCAGATATGGCTGCTAATTTGGGATGTAGTGTTTATCCTGCCCTAAGAATAGGTTTTGCCGATGTTAGGGAGAGACACAAAGGTATAAGTCATCATAGTTTAACAATATTTAATGACTTGATAAGTAATAGTTTTCCTCTGGTTTTACCCCACATGGGTAGAAAGGAACTTAAATTGGTATTACATCAACTTAGGAAGCTTCGGGAAAATAAAAAACACCAGATTTACATAGCACCTGGTGTAGATATAGAGGATGAAGCTAGAAAATACAATCTGCGTCTTTCTTCCATGGGAAGGGGCCCGAAGGAGAATCCAGAATTTTTTGATTGTCTTACAGCCCTAGCAAAGTTTATTTATGAAAAGAAATTAGTTGATAGTACTGATAGCATCCTTCACAGTTAA
- the mciZ gene encoding Z-ring formation inhibitor MciZ, with amino-acid sequence MYIHINQKGIYFQGKAKDLVSFLKELGEKHLTVKDAISTIN; translated from the coding sequence ATGTATATACATATTAACCAAAAAGGTATTTATTTTCAAGGTAAAGCCAAAGATTTAGTTAGTTTTCTAAAGGAGCTAGGTGAAAAACATTTAACTGTGAAGGATGCTATCAGTACTATCAACTAA
- a CDS encoding endonuclease Q family protein — translation MKIYNCDLHIHVGRALSKPVKVTASRNLTISNIIKECTNFKGIEMAGIVDCASPAVLSELTLLVSEGTLLELPQAQGGLRYRDRLTIILGSEVETSEGVHVVCYFPDLTEMIAFSEFLAKRVTNSQLSTQRAKVTSIELLDFVKEHNGIFMPAHIFTPHKSYYGKAFERLEQCFGKRLKEVKVVELGLSSDSKLADCIQELHGFTFLTNSDAHSQGKIAREFNKISMKDNNYEELRKALYRIEGRQVIANYGLEPELGKYYNTFCSKCDKLQENEMSGKCSYCGSAKIIKGVSNRIKEIADLEEGKHPAHRPQYHYQVPLEFIPNIGKKTLERLHKEFGFEVDILHTVEEEKLKKCLDFNIVDTIIKGREGSLKLKRGGGGRYGKIINNKTI, via the coding sequence ATGAAAATATACAATTGTGATTTGCATATTCATGTGGGGCGCGCATTGAGTAAACCCGTGAAGGTTACAGCTTCTAGAAATCTAACCATATCAAATATTATTAAAGAATGTACTAATTTTAAGGGGATAGAGATGGCAGGTATTGTGGACTGTGCATCGCCAGCTGTGCTTTCAGAATTAACTCTTCTTGTGTCTGAGGGCACCCTATTAGAATTGCCCCAAGCCCAAGGGGGACTAAGGTATAGGGATAGACTCACAATAATTCTAGGTAGTGAGGTTGAAACAAGTGAAGGAGTCCATGTTGTTTGTTACTTTCCTGACCTTACAGAAATGATAGCATTTAGCGAATTTTTAGCCAAAAGGGTTACAAATTCACAATTAAGTACACAAAGGGCAAAGGTTACCTCCATTGAGCTTTTAGATTTTGTCAAAGAGCACAACGGTATTTTTATGCCAGCGCATATTTTTACACCTCACAAAAGTTACTACGGAAAAGCATTTGAAAGGCTAGAACAGTGCTTTGGCAAAAGGCTAAAGGAGGTAAAAGTGGTGGAGCTAGGTTTAAGTTCTGATAGTAAATTAGCAGATTGTATACAGGAACTCCATGGGTTTACTTTCCTTACCAATTCCGATGCCCATAGTCAAGGGAAAATAGCTAGAGAATTCAATAAGATATCCATGAAGGATAATAACTATGAAGAACTAAGGAAGGCTTTATACCGAATAGAGGGTAGACAAGTTATTGCAAACTACGGACTAGAACCTGAACTTGGGAAGTATTACAATACCTTTTGTAGCAAATGTGACAAACTACAAGAAAATGAAATGTCAGGTAAATGTTCATATTGTGGCTCAGCTAAGATTATAAAGGGAGTATCTAATCGAATTAAAGAGATAGCAGATTTGGAAGAAGGAAAACATCCCGCCCATAGACCACAGTACCATTATCAAGTGCCACTAGAATTCATACCTAATATTGGGAAAAAAACCCTAGAAAGGCTTCACAAAGAGTTTGGTTTTGAAGTGGATATTTTACATACAGTGGAAGAAGAAAAACTAAAAAAATGTTTAGATTTTAATATTGTAGATACAATAATAAAAGGGAGAGAAGGTAGCTTGAAATTGAAAAGAGGAGGTGGAGGACGCTACGGAAAAATTATTAATAATAAAACAATATAA
- the spoIIM gene encoding stage II sporulation protein M, with the protein MSVKHLLLRYLKENMYVLIFVSLVLVIGIIFGSVMVNKLPEQHNTLLAEELNFYFEVLDETPSVDRLNILKQSFFSNGQFILIAWLAGLTVIGIPVVIVMLFTRGVILGFTVGFIFNHTSFRGLFFAITAIVPHNLVIIPAFLLVSVASISFSSVIFMKVIKNKSINIAPYFVNYGIMSIFILLGIGLASIIEAYIIPVILKWIVPLMI; encoded by the coding sequence TTGTCTGTAAAACATTTGCTACTACGATACCTAAAAGAAAATATGTATGTATTAATTTTTGTAAGCTTAGTACTTGTTATAGGAATCATTTTTGGTTCTGTCATGGTTAACAAACTTCCTGAGCAACACAACACACTACTTGCAGAAGAATTGAATTTCTATTTTGAAGTTTTGGATGAAACCCCATCTGTTGATCGGTTGAACATACTAAAACAATCTTTTTTCAGTAATGGACAGTTTATACTGATAGCGTGGTTGGCAGGACTAACAGTAATAGGGATACCAGTAGTAATAGTAATGCTTTTTACAAGGGGAGTAATTTTAGGTTTTACAGTAGGCTTCATATTTAACCACACATCCTTTAGGGGCCTGTTTTTTGCAATTACAGCCATAGTACCCCACAACCTAGTCATCATACCAGCGTTTTTATTAGTATCAGTGGCAAGCATTTCATTTTCCTCTGTTATCTTTATGAAAGTTATTAAAAACAAGAGTATTAACATAGCCCCTTATTTTGTGAACTATGGAATAATGTCTATTTTTATTCTGCTAGGTATAGGATTGGCATCAATTATTGAAGCTTACATAATTCCTGTTATTTTAAAGTGGATTGTACCATTAATGATCTAG
- a CDS encoding NAD(P) transhydrogenase subunit alpha: MIIGVPKEIMKGERRVAVTPEIVSKFVADGATILVESGAGAGANFLDSEYEKAGATLIDDVTELFQKAEVIMKVKEPLFNEQTNMHEIDMMHKGQYLITFIHPASPVNHEMVQKMADKGIIGLTLDGVPRISRAQKMDALTSMSTCAGYKGVIMATDHLTKFVPQIFSAVGMIKPANVFVVGAGVSGLQAIATAKRLGAVVYATDIRPDACEQAKSLGAKIVDSGVPADIAVGQGGYANSLSNEWVQKQVSNIREAMVKADIVILTALVPGKKAPILMTEDIIKEMSPGSVVVDISVDQGGNCDLTEPGEIVQKHNVTIQGIKNIPGQVPTSSTWMFANNVYHLVSYLTKDGKINLDMSDEIVSSIMVTDGEKIVHEGTKEAMGLI; the protein is encoded by the coding sequence ATGATTATTGGTGTACCTAAGGAAATCATGAAAGGCGAAAGGCGTGTGGCTGTTACTCCAGAGATAGTGAGCAAATTTGTAGCTGACGGGGCGACTATTTTAGTTGAAAGTGGTGCTGGCGCTGGTGCTAATTTTCTAGATAGTGAGTATGAAAAAGCAGGGGCTACCTTAATTGACGACGTGACTGAATTATTCCAAAAGGCAGAAGTAATTATGAAAGTTAAAGAACCACTATTTAATGAGCAAACTAATATGCATGAGATAGATATGATGCATAAAGGCCAATATCTTATTACATTTATTCACCCAGCTTCACCTGTTAACCACGAGATGGTTCAAAAGATGGCTGATAAAGGTATTATCGGTTTAACATTAGATGGCGTTCCTAGAATTTCTAGAGCACAAAAAATGGATGCTCTAACTTCTATGAGTACTTGTGCAGGATATAAAGGCGTTATAATGGCTACTGATCACTTAACTAAATTCGTTCCTCAAATCTTTAGTGCAGTTGGTATGATCAAGCCAGCTAATGTCTTTGTTGTTGGAGCTGGAGTTTCTGGTTTACAAGCAATAGCAACAGCTAAGAGACTAGGAGCAGTTGTATACGCTACTGATATTCGTCCTGATGCTTGCGAGCAAGCAAAAAGTCTAGGAGCAAAAATCGTTGATAGTGGAGTGCCTGCAGATATAGCAGTTGGTCAAGGTGGATACGCTAACAGTCTATCTAATGAATGGGTTCAAAAACAAGTAAGCAACATAAGAGAAGCTATGGTAAAAGCGGATATAGTTATTTTAACTGCATTGGTACCAGGGAAAAAAGCTCCAATCTTAATGACAGAGGATATCATCAAAGAAATGAGCCCAGGCTCTGTTGTTGTTGATATTTCTGTTGACCAAGGCGGTAACTGTGATTTAACAGAGCCTGGTGAAATCGTTCAAAAACATAATGTAACTATTCAAGGTATTAAAAACATCCCAGGTCAAGTACCTACAAGCTCAACATGGATGTTTGCTAACAATGTATATCACTTAGTTAGTTACCTAACAAAAGATGGTAAGATCAACCTTGATATGAGTGACGAAATTGTTTCTTCTATCATGGTAACTGATGGTGAGAAAATTGTTCATGAAGGTACAAAAGAGGCCATGGGCCTTATATAG
- a CDS encoding NAD(P) transhydrogenase subunit alpha produces the protein MSPLILIFIFLVASLLGYKLIKNVPSLLHTPLMSGMNALSGITIIGALTTVSVLLKNYNEFVSIVVGGTAVVLAMINVAGGFGVTNRMLKMFDRRGSK, from the coding sequence ATGTCACCTTTAATATTGATATTTATTTTTTTAGTGGCTTCTTTACTCGGCTATAAGCTTATCAAAAACGTACCAAGCCTTTTGCATACACCCTTAATGTCTGGGATGAATGCATTAAGTGGTATTACAATCATTGGTGCATTAACTACAGTTTCTGTATTATTAAAAAACTACAACGAGTTTGTATCAATCGTAGTAGGAGGAACTGCTGTGGTGTTAGCTATGATTAACGTCGCAGGAGGATTCGGAGTTACTAATAGAATGCTAAAGATGTTTGATAGAAGGGGGTCAAAATAA